In a single window of the Halobacteriovorax sp. DA5 genome:
- a CDS encoding DUF4423 domain-containing protein → MSITTDFDFDELSQQLIRSIRGDKSQEWVNQKLGASSNIVHRWEKGHSKTSWEDFLSLCDIFKIDLKNILLSYLRYQDTLQEPSKLLDFIFSNKSLNDISSSCGITTSKLRRLKSGETGLCLNDFLQIVFGLDEMESMALVFELTSQKSIPLLDNYNKMRLEITKHYFDNPNIGIVLICLDLPAYKKLSFHQDSFLAKATGLSIKEVNDILVICENNKLIEKVDGIYRAGKIKISDRGSRQQMNDIRKFWLEKAIANIKDKSEKDAYGSMVFNASQSARQQIIALYLRFFEDFKKIVSEDTDEDVVTLVLNFNLFNPGSDDIND, encoded by the coding sequence ATGAGTATTACGACAGATTTTGATTTTGATGAATTATCACAACAGTTAATAAGATCAATTCGTGGTGACAAAAGCCAAGAATGGGTTAATCAGAAATTAGGCGCCAGCTCTAATATTGTCCATCGTTGGGAAAAAGGTCATTCAAAGACTTCATGGGAAGACTTTTTATCTTTGTGTGACATATTTAAGATTGATCTTAAAAATATTCTTTTGTCCTATTTACGCTATCAAGATACCTTACAAGAGCCATCTAAATTACTTGATTTTATTTTTAGTAATAAATCCTTAAATGACATCTCTAGCTCATGTGGCATTACTACATCAAAATTAAGACGTTTAAAAAGTGGCGAGACAGGACTGTGTTTAAATGATTTCTTACAAATCGTATTTGGACTTGATGAGATGGAATCGATGGCCCTTGTCTTCGAATTAACTTCACAGAAGTCAATTCCACTCCTTGATAATTATAATAAGATGCGCCTTGAGATTACTAAACACTATTTTGATAACCCAAATATTGGAATTGTTCTTATTTGTTTGGATTTACCTGCATATAAAAAACTTAGCTTTCATCAGGATTCGTTTCTAGCAAAGGCCACAGGCCTTAGTATAAAAGAAGTTAATGATATTCTAGTTATTTGTGAAAATAATAAATTGATTGAAAAAGTCGATGGAATCTATCGTGCTGGAAAAATTAAAATTAGTGATCGAGGTAGCCGTCAGCAAATGAATGATATTCGTAAGTTCTGGCTTGAAAAGGCCATCGCAAATATAAAGGATAAGTCAGAAAAAGATGCTTACGGTTCTATGGTTTTTAATGCAAGCCAATCTGCAAGACAACAAATCATTGCTCTTTACTTGAGATTTTTTGAAGATTTTAAAAAGATAGTTTCTGAAGATACTGATGAAGATGTTGTTACTTTAGTGCTCAATTTCAATCTATTTAATCCTGGTAGTGATGATATAAATGACTGA
- a CDS encoding HNH endonuclease — protein sequence MNAIAMNGLSFGFYRELAMTLVWYIGSLSLMLSLFVFVIRPKFGLAQAQQAEFRTQMEIAKFIHTRKSQVAFGNEKNWKYLRKQVFRIQGTKCLKCGIEHDNMHIDHIKPKSIHPHLEFMIDNLQVLCPSCNREKSNKEEVDYRKGHHLMALVNTIKENKLLRERYTYDFDKLTGLTKEKMQFELAA from the coding sequence ATGAATGCAATCGCGATGAATGGATTATCGTTTGGTTTCTATCGTGAATTGGCCATGACACTAGTATGGTATATTGGCTCACTCTCGTTGATGTTATCGCTATTTGTTTTTGTTATCAGACCAAAATTTGGTCTAGCGCAAGCGCAGCAAGCTGAATTTAGAACACAGATGGAGATTGCAAAATTTATTCACACAAGAAAGTCCCAAGTAGCATTTGGGAATGAAAAAAACTGGAAGTATCTACGTAAGCAAGTCTTTCGTATCCAAGGCACAAAGTGTCTAAAGTGTGGAATCGAGCACGACAATATGCACATTGATCATATAAAACCTAAATCGATTCACCCACACTTAGAGTTTATGATTGATAACCTTCAGGTTCTTTGTCCAAGTTGTAACCGTGAAAAGTCGAATAAAGAAGAAGTCGACTATCGCAAGGGACATCATTTAATGGCATTAGTAAATACCATTAAGGAGAATAAGTTATTAAGAGAAAGGTATACTTATGACTTTGACAAGCTAACGGGCCTTACAAAAGAAAAAATGCAATTTGAATTAGCAGCATAA